From a single Lolium rigidum isolate FL_2022 chromosome 7, APGP_CSIRO_Lrig_0.1, whole genome shotgun sequence genomic region:
- the LOC124669954 gene encoding cysteine-tryptophan domain-containing zinc finger protein 7-like, producing MDEDGELEEGEAYGDDTAFVDPDVALSYIDEKLQDVLGHFQKDFEGGVSAENLGSKFGGYGSFLPTYQRSPLLPQTRTPPKAANLGSRSPYHQSIEAVPQNPTAVAVPSVSQNSGSAVPFSGDSVKKERCESATAKRSTSNHDPSYGSSKSSDQNRFKVRIKVGSDNVLARNNAAIYSGLGLDISSPSSVEDSPDGYRGLSPEFDNVQLESPRTILQIMTCFSVPGGFLLSPLKGSILQLTKKVVPSSKTRETSVDIENAQEASEGHVVKKMKPDGKKKKPIEVKRSSNINDPTAVMKKEIDIETLVGQKIVSEALNIPILSSSRGMETKGESHFEEETAGKYLEGNKDARLKEGAINSNIKTIKTETVKVETTKCSESGGLGSSEMEFSAAKRELKPMTEKTATLEEMNTTNDTDLLLDRKHERRIKPESKSNGAGVSFEDNTVIDERTPAVCRSMEKVPSKETSLYDANSKNNTKSEAKRIHREQKKNAATSSDFLDVDNGARSSAAVKERKHDSQSKSSHSGKKPKAKSHRDVKDSLPDGSYGCKEQVILENGGGLGELQPKEKSWSKRDFDMPGASKREISSGAKHDRHTASEEQKMHVLPASVSTANAAPAPQVPHLIDEHWVQCDICQKWRLLPYETDMSTLPKEWKCSMQLWLPGMNRCDVGEDETTNALNALYVLPAPANGIPPVGHSHVASSGLTTAFNVNGHAEQSRKRKSAPGDRISVIDGGHSTQASAYPVGSQHAPTRIKSSADSNQYHTERNSVSKSVDPFTEKKKSKSKSRGSHSDGGDLMERPKKHSKGKSKREIDHCEYKASKKIKKEDRHRSSRDRNAKCDLASGDIPDEAKALLLKETILNNLGEKGDVSSLKQQSAPRYDRLDKSKRDKDDDVVLSEDRNKETFHTSDAQRSDYSTKKRIVKEWEESQHNSSTAHVSNGTTVNHNSAAKETYKDQNLKETKPKLKKSEELYSTTDSRSVKGQILSCNEGHVNNELVEDSTDFAGKRGLSLVGPASGDMAHIQTAAVTSSSSKASDSQKKKHNSHVAKISPIESVSSSPVRNNIDKPPHNRILEKDGPMNTNSSTMPSSVKHLNSEAGIVDNVRQAKKSKDSLLASEPVLHSSLQGSSDKDDDLVQLTRGHAPERLSLRKGLDDDPHHASGRKDSTVNGSSASRGYNHLHSGDKNSSRTDGSVVQPRAAVLDAKGDTVANAHTKSAASMQDRNGSTHCPPDGNFQPQLSSGKDKLYPKSNKQDTEKPKAQMVPSPLKETHSTPVKPSASKLTPQSRRCSDENGGQHGVSKQGASNPADTSSPAMKDGNSTAYALKEARDLKHKANRLKKEGKDLESTRLYFEAALKFLHVASLLEPPSIDGGKQGDAAQSMFSDTAKLCNFVAHEYERCKKMAAAALAYKCVEVAYLKAAYYKYPIASKDRQVLQAVVQTTPGESPSSSASDIDNLNNNGLSKKAPSNKDANSPQVAGNHLLLAVRNQPHLTRLLAYTNDVNCAFEATRKSQTAIASAAGNHEKGVDGVSSVRTVLDFNFRSVNDLLRLVRLSMESISC from the exons GATGAAAAACTCCAAGATGTACTAGGCCATTTCCAGAAGGACTTTGAAGGAGGCGTGTCTGCAGAGAATCTAG GATCCAAGTTTGGTGGATATGGTTCATTTTTACCTACGTACCAGCGTTCCCCCCTCCTGCCACAAACTAGAACTCCACCTAAGGCGGCAAACCTTGGCTCAAGATCTCCTTATCACCAGTCTATTGAG GCTGTGCCTCAGAACCCGACGGCTGTGGCGGTTCCGTCTGTTTCCCAGAACAGTGGTTCCGCAGTACCTTTTTCGGGTGATTCAGTTAAAAAGGAAAGATGTGAAAGCGCAACAGCTAAAAGGAGCACTAGCAATCATGATCCTTCATATGGTTCATCTAAGTCTAGTGATCAGAACAGATTTAAAGTTCGGATAAAAGTTGGTTCAGACAATGTCTTGGCGAGAAATAATGCAGCTATTTACAGTGGTCTGGGCCTTGATATTTCTTCACCTTCATCTGTGGAGGATAGTCCCGATGGCTACAGGGGCCTCTCCCCGGAATTTGACAATGTACAACTTGAATCCCCTCGGACCATTCTTCAG ATCATGACATGCTTCTCAGTTCCGGGAGGGTTCTTACTATCCCCTCTGAAGGGCAGTATTTTGCAATTGACGAAAAAGGTTGTGCCTTCATCAAAGACACGGGAAACAAGCGTGGACATAGAAAATGCACAGGAAGCATCTGAAGGGCATGTAGTTAAGAAAATGAAGCCTGATGGTAAGAAAAAGAAACCCATAGAGGTGAAGAGGTCAAGTAACATAAATGATCCAACTGCAGTTATGAAAAAGGAGATCGATATAGAAACACTTGTTGGTCAAAAGATTGTATCAGAAGCTCTCAACATACCCATTTTGTCTAGTTCCAGAGGCATGGAGACAAAGGGCGAGAGTCACTTTGAAGAGGAGACAGCAGGAAAATATTTGGAAGGAAATAAGGATGCCCGGTTGAAAGAAGGGGCTATAAACAGCAACATAAAGACAATTAAAACTGAAACTGTCAAAGTGGAGACAACTAAATGTTCAGAAAGTGGTGGTCTTGGCAGCTCAGAAATGGAATTTTCAGCAGCAAAAAGGGAACTGAAACCCATGACAGAAAAGACAGCGACTTTGGAAGAGATGAATACAACTAATGACACTGATCTTCTGTTGGATAGGAAGCATGAAAGAAGAATAAAACCTGAGAGTAAAAGCAATGGTGCTGGAGTTAGCTTTGAAGATAACACGGTTATAGATGAAAGAACTCCTGCTGTTTGCAGGAGCATGGAAAAAGTGCCTAGCAAAGAAACTTCACTTTATGATGCAAATTCGAAAAATAACACCAAGAGTGAGGCCAAAAGAATCCATAGGGAGCAAAAGAAGAATGCTGCAACATCTTCTGATTTCCTGGATGTTGACAATGGGGCTCGTTCTTCTGCGGCAGTCAAAGAGAGAAAACATGATTCTCAGTCCAAATCTAGTCACTCCGGGAAGAAACCCAAAGCAAAATCACATAGAGATGTCAAGGACAGTTTGCCTGACGGATCTTATGGATGCAAGGAGCAAGTTATATTGGAGAATGGAGGTGGATTGGGAGAGTTGCAGCCAAAGGAAAAGTCTTGGAGCAAAAGGGATTTTGATATGCCTGGGGCTTCAAAGAGGGAGATTTCATCTGGTGCAAAGCATGATAGACATACAGCTTCTGAGGAGCAGAAGATGCATGTACTTCCAGCTTCTGTCTCAACTGCAAATgcagcccctgcaccccaagtacCACACCTGATAGATGAACATTGGGTTCAATGTGACATATGCCAGAAATGGCGTCTCTTACCATATGAGACAGATATGAGTACCCTTCCAAAGGAGTGGAAATGTAGCATGCAACTGTGGCT ACCTGGAATGAATAGGTGCGATGTTGGTGAGGATGAGACTACAAATGCTCTCAATGCACTATATGTCTTACCAGCCCCTGCCAACGGCATTCCTCCAGTTGGTCATTCTCATGTTGCTTCTTCAGGACTAACAACAGCCTTCAATGTAAATGGACATGCTGAACAGAGTAGGAAAAGGAAAAGTGCTCCAGGTGATAGAATAAGTGTCATTGATGGTGGCCACTCAACACAAGCTTCAGCTTATCCAGTGGGCAGCCAACATGCTCCTACTAGAATTAAATCTAGTGCTGATAGTAACCAGTATCATACTGAGAGAAATTCTGTGAGCAAATCAGTTGACCCTTTTACTGAAAAGAAGAAGTCCAAGAGTAAGAGCCGTGGCAGCCATTCTGATGGAG GAGATCTCATGGAAAGACCCAAGAAGCATTCAAAAGGAAAAAGTAAGAGAGAGATAGATCATTGTGAATATAAAGCTtctaagaaaataaaaaaggaggaCCGGCATCGTTCTAGCAGAGATAGGAATGCTAAATGTGATTTAGCGAGTGGAGACATTCCTGATGAGGCCAAGGCTTTGCTTTTGAAGGAAACAATCTTAAACAATTTGGGTGAAAAAGGTGATGTTTCTTCATTAAAGCAACAAAGCGCTCCTAGGTATGATCGTTTGGATAAATCCAAGAGAGACAAGGACGATGATGTAGTTCTTTCTGAAGACAGGAACAAGGAAACCTTTCACACCTCAGATGCACAAAGATCAGActattctaccaagaagaggatAGTAAAGGAATGGGAGGAGAGTCAGCACAATTCTTCAACAGCTCATGTGAGCAATGGAACCACAGTGAACCACAACTCTGCTGCCAAGGAAACCTATAAGGATCAGAACTTAAAGGAAACAAAGCCAAAGTTGAAGAAGTCTGAAGAACTGTACTCAACCACGGATTCCAGATCAGTAAAAGGTCAGATTTTATCTTGTAATGAAGGGCATGTAAACAATGAACTCGTCGAGGATAGCACAGATTTTGCGGGCAAAAGAGGTTTGAGCTTGGTTGGACCCGCTTCTGGTGACATGGCCCACATTCAGACTGCAGCTGTGACTTCAAGCTCTTCAAAAGCTTCAGATTcacagaagaagaaacataattcCCATGTTGCGAAGATTTCGCCAATTGAGTCAGTTTCCTCATCACCAGTGAGAAACAACATTGATAAGCCCCCCCATAACAGAATATTGGAGAAAGATGGACCTATGAATACTAATTCAAGCACCATGCCGAGTTCAGTAAAGCATCTAAATAGTGAAGCTGGTATAGTGGACAATGTTCGGCAGGCTAAGAAATCCAAGGATAGTCTGCTTGCAAGTGAACCTGTCTTGCATAGTTCTTTGCAAGGAAGTTCTGACAAAGATGATGATCTGGTTCAGTTAACTCGAGGTCACGCACCCGAAAGACTTTCTTTGAGAAAGGGTTTGGATGATGATCCACATCATGCATCTGGGAGAAAGGATTCCACTGTGAATGGCTCCAGTGCATCTAGGGGTTATAACCACTTGCATTCTGGTGATAAAAATAGCTCGCGCACTGATGGCTCTGTGGTGCAACCTAGAGCTGCAGTCTTGGACGCTAAAGGAGATACAGTTGCGAATGCTCATACGAAAAGTGCAGCTTCCATGCAAGACAGAAATGGATCAACTCATTGCCCTCCGGATGGAAATTTTCAACCACAGTTGTCATCTGGAAAAGATAAATTATATCCCAAGAGTAACAAGCAAGATACAGAGAAGCCCAAAGCCCAAATGGTTCCTTCACCTTTGAAAGAAACCCACTCCACTCCAGTAAAACCCAGTGCGTCAAAATTGACACCACAGTCAAGGAGAtgcagtgatgaaaatggagggcAACACGGTGTTTCAAAACAGGGTGCTTCAAATCCCGCAGACACTTCCAGTCCAGCTATGAAAGATGGTAATTCAACTGCATATGCTCTCAAAGAAGCTCGGGATTTAAAGCACAAGGCTAACCGTTTGAAG AAAGAAGGAAAAGATCTTGAAAGCACAAGGCTTTACTTTGAGGCAGCCTTAAAATTTCTGCATGTAGCGTCACTTCTGGAACCTCCTAGTATTGATGGTGGGAAACAAGGCGATGCAGCTCAGAGCATGTTTTCTGATACTGCAAAACTCTGCAA CTTTGTTGCTCACGAATATGAAAGGTGCAAGAAGatggctgctgctgctttagcatATAAATGTGTCGAAGTAGCTTATCTCAAGGCTGCATACTACAAATACCCTATTGCAAGCAAGGATCGACAGGTGTTGCAGGCAGTTGTACAGACTACACCAG GCGAATCACCATCATCCTCTGCCTCAGACATTGATAACCTAAATAACAATGGATTATCTAAGAAGGCCCCTTCAAACAAGGATGCTAATTCACCTCAAGTTGCTGGGAATCATTTGTTACTGGCTGTTCGCAATCAACCACACTTGACAAGGTTACTAGCTTAT ACGAATGATGTCAATTGTGCCTTTGAGGCAACTCGGAAATCACAGACGGCAATTGCTTCTGCTGCTGGCAACCATGAAAAAGGAGTAGATGGTGTTTCTTCAGTGAGAACTGTTCTGGATTTTAACTTCAGAAGTGTGAATGATCTACTCAGACTCGTGCGGCTTTCAATGGAATCTATCAGCTGCTGA